The following proteins come from a genomic window of Pirellula staleyi DSM 6068:
- a CDS encoding MoxR family ATPase, which translates to MASPAQAVQLPAKLTGYVHDLERNIGQVVLGKPDVVRLCLVALLAGEHVLLEDVPGVGKTLVAKALAKSVSGEFCRLQFTPDLLPSDILGSSVYDTKQSQFLFHRGPVFSNIVLADEINRAPPRTQSALLEAMSEGQVSVDGETHTLPKPFLVIATQNPFEFEGTYALPESQLDRFLLRISMGYPDRSDERRVLDSHRLGEPVQELKSVVTPQQIIELQEAVRSIAVEASVADYLLDIVHQTRDSEELQVGVSTRGALSLYRASQSLAMVEGRSFVVPDDVKRLAPYVLAHRVIQKGILRGSSRELGEAIIRRLVEQTPVPE; encoded by the coding sequence GTGGCAAGTCCCGCTCAAGCTGTTCAGCTTCCCGCCAAACTCACCGGCTATGTTCACGACCTCGAGAGGAACATCGGCCAGGTCGTGCTTGGAAAGCCCGACGTCGTTCGCCTTTGCCTCGTCGCGTTGCTCGCTGGCGAGCATGTGCTGCTGGAAGACGTTCCCGGCGTCGGAAAAACACTCGTTGCCAAAGCGCTGGCCAAAAGTGTCTCGGGGGAGTTCTGCCGCCTGCAGTTCACTCCCGATCTTCTACCGAGCGATATTCTCGGCAGCAGCGTCTACGACACCAAACAATCGCAGTTCCTGTTCCACCGAGGCCCCGTCTTCTCGAACATCGTACTGGCCGATGAAATCAATCGTGCTCCTCCGCGCACGCAAAGCGCCCTGCTCGAGGCGATGAGCGAAGGGCAAGTTTCGGTCGATGGCGAAACGCACACGCTTCCCAAACCGTTTTTGGTCATCGCGACCCAAAACCCGTTTGAGTTCGAGGGAACTTACGCACTTCCCGAAAGCCAACTCGATCGATTCTTGCTTCGCATTTCGATGGGCTATCCCGATCGCAGCGACGAGCGCCGCGTGCTCGATAGCCATCGCTTAGGGGAACCCGTTCAAGAGCTCAAGAGCGTGGTGACGCCACAACAGATCATCGAACTTCAAGAGGCGGTCCGTAGTATTGCGGTCGAAGCGAGCGTGGCCGACTATCTGCTCGACATCGTGCATCAAACGCGCGACTCGGAAGAACTGCAGGTCGGTGTCAGCACGCGTGGTGCCCTTAGTCTCTATCGCGCGTCGCAGTCGCTGGCGATGGTCGAAGGACGCTCGTTTGTAGTTCCCGACGACGTCAAACGGCTCGCTCCTTATGTCCTCGCACATCGCGTGATTCAAAAGGGTATTTTGCGAGGCTCGTCGCGCGAACTGGGCGAGGCGATCATTCGCCGACTGGTCGAGCAAACGCCGGTGCCGGAGTAA
- a CDS encoding MarR family transcriptional regulator, whose protein sequence is MDGQQLAMALRGAYLLFHRASQAQLVQIIEQTAADPDTADVTADQLLLLSVLDSQPEELTQRQLTDQTFSDASTIRAMLVLLEQKGLVSRRADQHDGRARRVSLTAAGRRVVSRLSKQMTPVFNSLAESIPAEHQAPLAAALAAIASNFDRK, encoded by the coding sequence GTGGATGGTCAACAATTAGCGATGGCACTCCGGGGAGCCTACCTGCTGTTTCATCGCGCGAGCCAAGCGCAGCTGGTTCAAATCATCGAGCAAACCGCCGCAGATCCCGACACAGCAGATGTGACGGCCGATCAGTTGCTGCTGTTATCGGTTCTGGATAGTCAGCCCGAAGAATTGACTCAGCGTCAGCTCACCGATCAAACGTTTTCCGACGCCAGCACGATCCGCGCCATGCTGGTGCTGCTTGAGCAAAAGGGGCTGGTCTCGCGCCGTGCGGATCAGCACGATGGTCGTGCTCGACGCGTATCGCTCACCGCTGCTGGCAGGCGCGTGGTCTCCAGACTGTCGAAGCAGATGACCCCGGTCTTCAATTCGCTCGCCGAGAGCATACCCGCCGAGCATCAGGCCCCACTGGCTGCCGCACTGGCCGCCATCGCCAGCAACTTCGATCGCAAGTAG
- a CDS encoding NUDIX hydrolase, which translates to MPSADEKLLLTTPKFRVVETTVTSPKGLTKARAVIRHPGAVVIVPMLDDFHVCMIRNFRVSVGKVLLELPAGTLEPPEPPHECAVRELIEETGYRCQKMQPLSSFFLSPGILDERMHLFVATGLSAGATAREEGEEIDNEILPLDDALELAMQGQIEDAKSIAGLFWVDRLRQAGKLSY; encoded by the coding sequence ATGCCTTCCGCCGACGAGAAGCTGCTGCTCACCACCCCGAAGTTTCGCGTAGTAGAAACGACCGTCACCAGCCCGAAGGGACTCACCAAAGCGCGAGCGGTGATCCGGCATCCGGGTGCGGTGGTGATTGTGCCGATGCTCGACGATTTTCACGTCTGCATGATTCGCAATTTTCGAGTGAGCGTCGGCAAGGTGCTGCTCGAACTTCCTGCGGGGACTCTCGAGCCACCGGAACCACCGCACGAGTGTGCGGTGCGCGAGTTGATCGAAGAGACCGGCTATCGCTGCCAAAAGATGCAGCCCCTCTCGAGCTTTTTTCTCTCGCCAGGAATTCTCGACGAGCGGATGCACCTGTTTGTGGCCACCGGGCTATCCGCCGGCGCTACCGCCCGCGAAGAAGGGGAAGAAATCGATAACGAAATTCTCCCTCTCGATGATGCCCTCGAACTTGCCATGCAAGGGCAAATCGAAGATGCCAAGTCGATCGCCGGACTATTCTGGGTCGATCGCTTACGGCAAGCGGGCAAGCTGAGCTATTAG
- a CDS encoding acryloyl-CoA reductase — MSFENNKFRAFWVDKDATGQIVRGVRDLTLNDLPTGDVVIRARYSSLNFKDALAATATPGIIRTLPHVPGIDVAGVVESSVDPRYAPGDSVIVTGYELGAPRFGGWSQLVRVPADWIVPLPTPLTLRETMILGTAGFTAAQCVLAIESGGVAPSAGDVLVTGATGGVGTIAVKLLAAHGYRVVAMTGKSHEAEKLRQLGAAEVIPREAVADSSGRTLLAGRWGAVVDTVGGETLATVIRQTKNYGVVAACGLVGGSELPLSVHPFILRGVQLAGIASALLPYDRRLKIWERLSGPWKLSDLESLTSVVTLDTLEPAIQTILQGNVSGRTLVDLQT, encoded by the coding sequence ATGTCCTTCGAGAACAACAAGTTCCGAGCGTTCTGGGTCGACAAGGATGCGACGGGTCAGATCGTACGTGGCGTGCGCGATCTCACGCTCAACGATCTACCGACGGGCGACGTTGTGATCCGCGCCCGTTACTCTTCGCTCAATTTCAAAGATGCCTTGGCAGCCACCGCCACCCCCGGCATCATTCGCACACTTCCGCACGTCCCAGGAATCGATGTCGCGGGAGTGGTCGAGTCGTCTGTCGATCCCCGTTATGCGCCGGGCGATTCGGTGATCGTGACCGGCTATGAACTCGGCGCACCACGTTTTGGTGGCTGGTCGCAGTTGGTTCGCGTTCCGGCCGATTGGATCGTTCCGCTTCCAACGCCCCTCACGCTACGCGAAACGATGATCCTCGGAACAGCGGGGTTCACTGCAGCTCAGTGCGTGCTGGCGATCGAGAGTGGTGGCGTCGCCCCTTCGGCAGGTGATGTGCTGGTGACGGGAGCGACCGGCGGCGTCGGCACCATCGCCGTCAAGCTGCTCGCCGCGCACGGCTATCGCGTTGTCGCGATGACAGGTAAATCGCACGAGGCTGAAAAACTTCGACAACTAGGGGCTGCTGAAGTCATTCCCCGCGAAGCCGTGGCCGACAGTTCCGGGCGAACGCTCCTGGCTGGTCGCTGGGGAGCTGTCGTCGATACCGTGGGAGGCGAGACACTCGCCACCGTGATTCGCCAAACGAAAAACTACGGCGTCGTTGCCGCATGTGGACTTGTCGGAGGAAGCGAGCTTCCTCTGTCGGTTCATCCCTTCATCCTGCGCGGTGTTCAACTCGCAGGTATTGCTTCGGCACTGCTCCCTTACGATCGACGCCTCAAGATCTGGGAGCGGCTGTCAGGCCCCTGGAAACTATCGGACCTTGAGTCACTGACATCCGTCGTGACACTCGATACGCTCGAGCCAGCCATTCAGACGATTCTCCAAGGTAATGTGAGTGGACGCACACTGGTCGACTTGCAAACATAG
- the trxA gene encoding thioredoxin, whose protein sequence is MAAEGVLELTDSNFQTEVISSSQPVLVDFWAPWCGPCRKIAPMIDELASENAGTAKIGKVNIDNNQEAAMQYGIEAIPTIIIFRDGQPVQRFQGIPAKSRVQEALDAAKA, encoded by the coding sequence ATGGCCGCCGAAGGTGTGCTCGAACTTACCGACTCGAACTTTCAGACCGAAGTGATTTCGTCGTCGCAGCCTGTGCTGGTCGACTTCTGGGCACCTTGGTGCGGCCCTTGCCGTAAGATTGCCCCGATGATCGATGAACTGGCGAGCGAGAACGCTGGCACCGCGAAAATCGGCAAGGTGAACATCGACAACAATCAGGAAGCAGCGATGCAGTATGGCATCGAAGCGATCCCGACGATCATTATCTTCCGCGACGGTCAGCCCGTGCAGCGCTTCCAAGGCATTCCCGCCAAGAGCCGCGTGCAAGAAGCGCTCGACGCCGCCAAGGCCTAA
- the ptsP gene encoding phosphoenolpyruvate--protein phosphotransferase, translating into MRKGIPVSPGVAVGTAYCIHEIFVNPDTKRLEDNEVTAELANYETARDRAAAELRALEHKVATQVGHEEAKIFGAHETILRDAHFTNKVRGWIVEDRLTAQAALHRLMETYTVLLAKTNDEYLKERVTDIRDVIVRLSGHLLSQGKNTATDVLTGPVIVVADELLPSQAIALGDFEVRGIVTQAGSQTSHAAIIARSRGIPAISGVRGILRQVKTGDTLVVDGRGGHVLINPDPEQRSAYLKLEREFYLLKDQLAANRDQPAVTSDGQSLELLANINSAADARAAVAMGASGVGLFRTEYIYLTHPDIPDEEEQLAAYREVIAASPAKTVTIRTLDIGGDKTVPYLGHTHQEANPFMGWRSIRLSFEHPEFFTTQLRAILRAAADIQPGEGRVRLMFPMITTIEEVRKVRAMVHKASEQLKADGKAQGAVQLGMMLEVPAAAISINDMLPLVDFVSIGSNDLVQYLMAADRDNPKVSHLCQPLAPPVLRVLANVIKACNKAGKPLTLCGEMAGQPRAFVLLFAMGLRSFSMSPAFIPSMKELAAHLSEPIAKQILRRAMTLRTTASVKRFMAEELGKIAPNLQILDTA; encoded by the coding sequence ATGCGTAAGGGAATTCCGGTCTCGCCCGGCGTCGCCGTCGGAACTGCGTACTGCATCCACGAAATCTTCGTCAATCCCGATACCAAGCGGCTCGAAGATAACGAGGTGACAGCCGAACTGGCTAACTATGAAACTGCCCGCGATCGCGCGGCAGCCGAACTTCGCGCGCTTGAACATAAAGTCGCCACCCAGGTCGGACACGAAGAAGCCAAGATCTTTGGCGCCCACGAAACGATTCTTCGCGATGCCCACTTCACCAACAAGGTGCGGGGCTGGATCGTCGAAGATCGCCTGACTGCACAAGCTGCACTCCATCGCTTGATGGAAACCTACACCGTTCTGCTCGCCAAGACGAACGACGAGTATCTGAAAGAACGTGTCACCGACATTCGCGACGTCATCGTCCGACTCTCGGGACATCTTCTCTCGCAAGGCAAGAACACAGCGACCGATGTTCTCACTGGCCCCGTGATTGTGGTGGCCGACGAGTTGCTTCCGTCGCAAGCCATTGCGCTCGGCGACTTCGAAGTGCGTGGCATCGTGACGCAGGCAGGTTCGCAAACAAGTCATGCAGCCATCATTGCTCGCAGCCGAGGGATCCCCGCGATCTCGGGTGTGCGCGGCATTCTCCGGCAAGTGAAAACGGGCGACACCTTGGTGGTGGATGGTCGCGGCGGACACGTGCTGATCAATCCCGATCCGGAACAACGGAGCGCCTATCTCAAGCTCGAGCGCGAGTTCTATCTGCTAAAAGATCAGCTCGCCGCAAATCGGGATCAACCGGCAGTCACCAGCGACGGCCAATCGCTCGAACTACTCGCCAATATTAATAGTGCCGCCGACGCGCGGGCGGCCGTAGCGATGGGCGCGTCGGGCGTGGGTCTGTTCCGCACGGAATACATCTACCTTACGCATCCTGATATTCCCGACGAAGAAGAACAACTGGCTGCCTATCGTGAAGTGATTGCGGCGAGCCCGGCGAAAACGGTCACGATTCGCACCCTCGATATCGGTGGCGACAAAACCGTTCCCTACCTCGGACACACGCACCAAGAGGCCAACCCGTTCATGGGCTGGCGCAGCATTCGTCTGTCGTTCGAACATCCCGAGTTCTTCACTACCCAGCTACGCGCGATTCTGCGTGCTGCCGCCGACATTCAGCCCGGCGAAGGGCGTGTGAGGCTGATGTTTCCGATGATCACCACCATCGAAGAAGTGCGCAAAGTGCGCGCGATGGTGCATAAGGCGTCGGAACAACTGAAGGCCGATGGCAAAGCGCAAGGGGCTGTGCAACTGGGGATGATGCTCGAAGTTCCTGCCGCTGCGATTTCGATCAACGACATGCTGCCGCTGGTCGACTTTGTTTCGATCGGCAGCAACGACTTAGTGCAGTACCTGATGGCAGCCGACCGCGACAACCCCAAGGTGAGCCACCTTTGTCAGCCTCTCGCGCCACCTGTGCTGCGAGTCCTCGCGAATGTCATCAAAGCCTGCAACAAGGCGGGAAAGCCGCTCACCCTTTGCGGCGAGATGGCGGGTCAGCCGCGCGCGTTTGTGCTCCTCTTTGCCATGGGACTGCGCAGCTTCAGCATGAGTCCGGCCTTCATTCCTTCGATGAAGGAACTGGCGGCACATCTCAGCGAACCGATCGCCAAACAAATTCTCCGCCGCGCGATGACCTTGCGAACCACCGCCAGTGTCAAACGCTTCATGGCCGAAGAGCTCGGCAAAATCGCCCCCAATCTGCAGATCCTCGACACGGCTTAA
- a CDS encoding 3-hydroxyacyl-ACP dehydratase FabZ family protein: MRFKLLDRIIKLEPGQRIVACKLLDPDTDYLKDHFPRFPVMPGVLMLEAMYQASAWLIRYTDNFEHSVVLLKEARNVKYYDFVAPGNELEVTAEITKQEGLVTTLKTQGTIGGKMAVNGRLVLEASTLGAQSPARSGSDPFLKQAMRHQFALLAAAGEAT; the protein is encoded by the coding sequence ATGCGATTTAAATTGCTCGATCGAATCATCAAGTTAGAGCCTGGTCAGCGGATTGTGGCTTGCAAGCTACTCGATCCCGACACGGATTACTTGAAGGACCACTTTCCTCGGTTCCCGGTGATGCCTGGAGTGCTGATGCTTGAAGCGATGTATCAAGCTTCGGCTTGGCTGATCCGCTATACCGATAATTTCGAACACTCTGTGGTGCTTCTGAAGGAAGCCCGCAACGTTAAGTATTATGACTTTGTTGCTCCCGGTAACGAACTGGAAGTGACAGCGGAGATCACGAAGCAAGAGGGGCTGGTAACAACCCTGAAGACTCAAGGGACGATCGGCGGCAAAATGGCCGTCAATGGTCGCTTGGTGCTCGAAGCGAGTACGCTTGGGGCTCAGTCGCCTGCTCGCAGTGGTTCCGATCCGTTTTTGAAGCAAGCGATGCGACATCAGTTTGCCCTCCTGGCAGCTGCTGGTGAAGCAACCTAA
- a CDS encoding acyl carrier protein, with product MAPTKDEVFSKVQAALVDALGVDEEEVTPEATMVGDLGAESIDFLDIVFKLEKAFGIEIPRKELAPEDILTSAEFVQEGKVTAAGIAELKKRMPFVNFTKFEANPAVREFSNLLTVGDLCRYIESKIGAA from the coding sequence ATGGCTCCCACGAAAGATGAGGTTTTCTCGAAGGTTCAAGCGGCTCTCGTCGATGCGCTTGGTGTTGACGAAGAAGAGGTAACGCCAGAAGCCACGATGGTGGGAGACCTGGGTGCTGAGTCGATCGACTTCCTCGATATCGTGTTCAAGCTCGAAAAAGCTTTCGGCATCGAAATCCCTCGCAAAGAACTCGCTCCCGAGGATATCCTCACTTCGGCCGAGTTTGTCCAAGAGGGCAAAGTGACCGCCGCCGGTATCGCCGAACTCAAGAAGCGGATGCCGTTTGTGAACTTCACCAAGTTCGAAGCCAATCCTGCCGTTCGCGAATTCAGCAACCTGCTGACCGTGGGCGATTTGTGCCGCTATATCGAAAGCAAAATCGGCGCCGCCTAA
- a CDS encoding 3-hydroxyacyl-ACP dehydratase FabZ family protein → MRWFWIDRFIEFERGRRAVALKCVSMAEEQIDDYCPGNPFMPHSLIIEGLAQTAGLLIGESGGFEARVVLAKVSKAVFHRMAMPGDQLRYTAALQSVSKDGAIANCTSHIGDQLQAEVDLMFAFLDDRFPSGPLFEPAEFVVLCHSFGMYDVGKTETGEPIQLPKFYQDAQTAALATYSEERPKSSVVVEPSATTAGASSSS, encoded by the coding sequence ATGCGCTGGTTCTGGATCGATCGCTTTATTGAGTTCGAGCGTGGCCGTCGCGCCGTTGCCCTCAAGTGCGTAAGCATGGCTGAGGAGCAAATCGACGACTATTGTCCCGGCAATCCGTTCATGCCCCATTCGCTCATCATCGAAGGGCTGGCGCAAACGGCTGGTCTGCTGATTGGCGAAAGTGGCGGATTTGAAGCCCGCGTCGTCCTCGCGAAAGTGAGCAAAGCGGTCTTTCATCGCATGGCGATGCCGGGCGATCAACTACGCTACACCGCCGCGCTGCAAAGCGTGAGCAAGGATGGCGCCATCGCCAATTGCACCAGTCACATCGGCGATCAGTTGCAAGCTGAAGTCGATCTGATGTTTGCCTTTCTCGATGATCGATTCCCGAGCGGTCCGCTCTTCGAGCCAGCCGAGTTCGTGGTCCTGTGCCACAGCTTCGGGATGTACGACGTTGGCAAAACCGAAACAGGCGAACCGATCCAGCTGCCGAAGTTCTACCAGGATGCCCAAACGGCAGCGCTGGCGACCTACAGCGAAGAGCGTCCCAAGTCGTCGGTCGTCGTCGAACCTTCGGCCACTACGGCAGGAGCTAGTTCTTCGTCGTAA